In Saccharicrinis fermentans DSM 9555 = JCM 21142, a genomic segment contains:
- a CDS encoding biotin/lipoyl-containing protein, whose protein sequence is MPLELKIKDRKAKIEVLHQEDSTYHVKIDGKEYHLDVLQVESSVYSVLYQNQSINLEMIEGDNPNQYKVNTRADQFTVDVIDPVTRYKSSRSNAHKSIEQIIVSPMPGRIVSVLVKEGDPIEEGQTALIVSAMKMESEYKAPISGVVSKIHISAGDTIRGGVPLIEIEPQSR, encoded by the coding sequence ATGCCTTTAGAACTAAAAATAAAAGATAGGAAAGCAAAGATAGAAGTACTCCACCAAGAAGACAGTACCTATCATGTGAAGATCGATGGTAAAGAATACCATTTGGATGTATTACAAGTTGAGTCATCGGTATATTCAGTCCTCTACCAAAATCAATCCATTAATTTGGAGATGATCGAAGGCGACAATCCCAATCAATATAAAGTAAATACCCGTGCCGATCAATTTACAGTAGACGTGATAGATCCCGTAACCAGGTACAAGTCATCACGCTCCAACGCGCATAAGAGTATCGAACAAATCATTGTATCTCCCATGCCCGGAAGAATCGTCAGCGTACTGGTAAAAGAAGGGGACCCCATTGAAGAAGGCCAAACGGCTTTGATCGTTTCCGCCATGAAAATGGAAAGCGAGTACAAGGCTCCAATATCAGGGGTGGTATCCAAAATACATATTTCAGCAGGAGACACCATTCGCGGTGGAGTTCCACTCATAGAGATCGAGCCTCAGTCCCGCTAA
- a CDS encoding ferritin produces MLKKPVENILVRQIEREAYSSNLYLSMASWAETNGFGGVSEWMYAQAEEEKIHLLKFMKYVNERGGKAVIPSVEQPPADFADVQELFERTLEHEQYVTESISEIVGVCLEEKDFTTHNWIQWFVTEQIEEEASVRNIIDKLKLLQGQNLYLFDRDVAGMRGTVPGSQQ; encoded by the coding sequence ATGTTGAAAAAACCGGTAGAAAATATTTTAGTAAGACAAATAGAAAGGGAAGCTTATTCGTCAAACCTTTATTTGTCAATGGCATCTTGGGCAGAAACAAATGGATTTGGAGGCGTTTCTGAATGGATGTATGCACAGGCCGAAGAGGAAAAAATACATCTTCTGAAATTTATGAAGTATGTTAACGAAAGAGGAGGAAAAGCCGTTATACCATCGGTAGAGCAACCACCAGCAGATTTTGCCGATGTTCAGGAGTTATTTGAAAGAACATTAGAGCATGAGCAATATGTGACCGAAAGTATCAGTGAAATTGTTGGTGTTTGTTTGGAAGAAAAAGATTTTACCACTCATAACTGGATTCAGTGGTTTGTGACGGAGCAAATTGAAGAAGAAGCTTCCGTAAGAAACATCATCGATAAGTTGAAATTACTGCAAGGACAAAATCTTTATTTGTTCGATCGCGATGTAGCGGGAATGCGTGGAACGGTACCGGGAAGTCAGCAATAG
- the accC gene encoding acetyl-CoA carboxylase biotin carboxylase subunit, which yields MIKKILVANRGEIAVRIMRSCREMGILSVAVFSESDRTSMHVRYADEAYCIGPSPSNESYLKMGTILNVAIKAKVDAIHPGYGFLSENAEFARKIEEKGILFIGPSPHAISAMGDKLTARQLMEHSGVPVVPGTQKSLSSKDELYSLTQEIGYPVMIKASAGGGGKGMRLVKNKAELESSYNMAKSEALSAFGNDTVYIEKYIESPHHIEFQILADKQGNTIHLFERECSVQRRHQKVVEETPSPHMTPALRKIMGEYAIKAAQSVNYVGAGTIEFLVDNKHNFYFLEMNTRLQVEHPITERITGIDIVKEQINIADGKALSYRQDEVIMHGHSIECRIYAEDPQNNFMPNPGFIKHISEPLGLGVRTDGYVYMGYEIPIHYDPMISKLIIWAKTRDEAIARMKRALYEYKITGVKTSIPFLEKIMDTPDFKNGKYDTHFIQNNAKYLQIEEPCEKECQDIAMFVAYLDFKKKQQTQVQDNVTNKPSPWKEFGKKRNMLRF from the coding sequence ATGATAAAAAAAATCCTTGTAGCAAACAGAGGCGAAATAGCGGTACGCATTATGCGTTCCTGTCGCGAAATGGGCATTTTATCTGTAGCTGTTTTTTCGGAATCTGACCGTACATCCATGCATGTACGCTATGCAGATGAGGCCTATTGTATTGGTCCTTCTCCTTCAAATGAGAGTTACTTAAAAATGGGAACTATCTTAAATGTAGCTATAAAGGCTAAGGTAGATGCCATTCATCCTGGTTATGGTTTTTTATCTGAAAACGCCGAGTTTGCCAGAAAAATTGAAGAAAAGGGCATCCTGTTCATCGGTCCAAGTCCCCATGCCATCTCTGCCATGGGCGACAAGCTCACCGCCAGACAATTGATGGAACATTCTGGAGTACCAGTGGTTCCTGGGACCCAAAAATCACTCAGCTCCAAGGATGAACTCTATTCCCTAACCCAAGAGATAGGCTATCCGGTCATGATCAAAGCCTCTGCGGGCGGAGGCGGAAAAGGAATGCGGCTCGTCAAAAACAAAGCAGAGCTGGAATCCTCCTACAACATGGCAAAATCAGAAGCGCTATCGGCCTTTGGCAATGATACGGTGTACATCGAAAAATACATAGAATCGCCACATCACATAGAATTTCAGATATTGGCCGACAAACAAGGTAATACCATTCACCTTTTCGAACGGGAATGCTCAGTACAAAGACGCCATCAAAAAGTAGTAGAAGAAACCCCATCACCTCACATGACACCTGCCTTAAGAAAAATCATGGGTGAATATGCCATCAAGGCAGCTCAATCAGTCAACTATGTAGGCGCAGGTACCATTGAGTTTTTGGTAGACAACAAACACAACTTCTACTTCTTGGAGATGAACACCAGACTACAAGTTGAGCATCCTATTACAGAAAGAATTACAGGAATAGACATCGTCAAAGAACAAATTAACATTGCAGATGGCAAAGCCTTAAGTTATCGTCAAGATGAGGTCATCATGCATGGCCATTCCATTGAATGTAGGATTTACGCCGAAGATCCGCAAAATAATTTTATGCCCAATCCAGGTTTCATCAAGCACATTAGTGAACCCTTAGGTTTGGGAGTCAGGACCGACGGTTATGTCTACATGGGCTATGAAATACCTATTCATTACGATCCAATGATATCAAAACTGATCATCTGGGCAAAAACAAGAGACGAAGCCATCGCTAGAATGAAAAGAGCACTATACGAATACAAGATAACCGGCGTAAAAACCTCTATTCCATTTCTGGAGAAGATCATGGACACTCCGGATTTCAAAAACGGTAAATACGACACTCACTTCATCCAAAACAATGCCAAATATCTGCAAATAGAAGAACCATGTGAAAAGGAGTGCCAAGATATTGCCATGTTTGTGGCTTACCTTGATTTTAAGAAAAAGCAACAAACACAGGTACAAGATAATGTCACCAACAAACCTTCGCCATGGAAGGAATTTGGTAAGAAAAGAAATATGTTAAGATTTTAA
- a CDS encoding voltage-gated chloride channel family protein, with amino-acid sequence MSFKKRLKQNIPQGFIPSLLYLGKWILLCGVVGLLAGSASAVFLIALEWATDWRESHLWIIALLPLGGLVIGLVYHYFGQSVVKGNNQILEEFQSPKKIIPLKMAPLVLLSTVVTHLFGGSAGREGTAIQMGGAIADQFTKIFNLKAEDRKILLVTGVSAGFASIFGTPLAGAVFALEVFVVGRMRYDAIIPSFLAAVFANEAAHLWPIHHTHYAIPFVPDLWAPQLLWALLAGVCFGLAGMLFSNATHYWGMFFKKMFKYPPLRPVVGGVVIAIAVWVLGSTRWIGLGVPVIVESFEHTLPFTDFLLKILFTSFTLGAGFKGGEVTPLFFTGAALGSALSLFIPLPVALLAGMGFVAVFSGATNTPIACTLMGIELFGAEAGVFIGIACTTAYLFSGHTGIYGEQIIGSPKNFLLGSDKGKKLNQL; translated from the coding sequence ATGAGTTTTAAAAAACGCCTAAAACAGAATATTCCCCAAGGTTTTATACCCTCGCTGCTGTATTTGGGTAAGTGGATTCTTCTTTGTGGCGTTGTGGGACTGCTGGCGGGTTCTGCTTCTGCTGTTTTTTTAATAGCACTGGAATGGGCTACTGACTGGCGAGAAAGTCATCTTTGGATCATTGCCTTGTTGCCATTGGGTGGTTTGGTGATTGGCTTGGTTTACCATTATTTTGGACAGTCGGTAGTAAAGGGAAATAACCAGATATTGGAAGAGTTCCAGAGTCCTAAAAAAATCATACCCTTAAAAATGGCTCCACTGGTGCTGTTGAGTACAGTGGTAACCCACCTCTTTGGTGGATCGGCAGGTAGAGAGGGAACAGCAATACAAATGGGTGGTGCTATTGCTGATCAGTTTACTAAAATATTTAACTTAAAGGCAGAGGATCGTAAGATATTATTGGTGACAGGTGTGAGTGCTGGTTTTGCATCCATTTTTGGAACTCCATTGGCAGGTGCTGTATTTGCACTGGAAGTATTTGTGGTGGGTAGGATGCGCTATGATGCTATCATTCCGAGCTTTCTGGCTGCTGTCTTTGCCAACGAAGCAGCGCATTTGTGGCCTATTCATCATACGCATTATGCCATCCCTTTTGTGCCCGATTTATGGGCTCCTCAGTTGTTGTGGGCCTTATTGGCTGGAGTTTGTTTTGGCCTAGCTGGTATGTTGTTTTCCAATGCAACGCATTATTGGGGTATGTTTTTTAAAAAAATGTTTAAATATCCGCCTTTGCGTCCTGTTGTAGGGGGTGTCGTTATTGCCATAGCTGTATGGGTGTTGGGTAGTACACGGTGGATAGGTTTAGGTGTCCCGGTTATTGTGGAGTCATTTGAGCATACATTGCCTTTTACCGATTTTTTGCTGAAAATATTGTTTACTTCATTTACCTTGGGGGCTGGGTTTAAGGGTGGTGAGGTAACTCCTCTCTTTTTTACGGGAGCTGCTTTGGGTAGCGCACTTTCTTTGTTTATCCCTTTGCCAGTGGCTCTATTGGCCGGAATGGGTTTTGTAGCTGTGTTTTCCGGAGCTACCAACACTCCCATTGCATGTACCTTAATGGGTATTGAGCTTTTTGGCGCAGAGGCAGGTGTGTTTATTGGTATAGCATGTACCACCGCTTATTTGTTTTCAGGTCATACCGGTATTTATGGGGAACAGATTATAGGCAGTCCTAAGAATTTCTTATTAGGTTCTGATAAGGGGAAAAAACTGAATCAACTGTAA
- a CDS encoding PaaI family thioesterase, producing the protein MRKIINPFVHSKQHDYKCFGCSPLNDIGLQLEFWEDDHDVVCKWRPKKRFEGYMNVVHGGIQATLHDEVASWAVYTQCKTAGVTSNLDVRYKHPLMITDDEIAIRAHIETINRRLAIFKTTIEDHNGKLCSIGKVTYFLFPQDMAREKYHYPGVDAFFE; encoded by the coding sequence ATGAGAAAGATTATTAATCCCTTTGTACATAGCAAGCAGCATGATTACAAATGTTTTGGTTGCTCTCCTCTCAATGATATTGGTCTGCAACTTGAGTTTTGGGAGGATGACCATGATGTTGTTTGTAAATGGCGTCCTAAAAAACGCTTTGAAGGATACATGAATGTGGTGCACGGAGGCATTCAGGCCACCTTGCACGATGAAGTGGCCAGCTGGGCTGTGTATACACAATGTAAAACGGCCGGTGTAACTTCTAATTTAGATGTTAGGTACAAACATCCGTTGATGATAACGGATGATGAAATTGCCATTCGGGCTCATATCGAAACCATTAACCGACGATTGGCTATTTTTAAAACCACCATAGAGGACCATAATGGTAAGCTGTGTTCCATTGGAAAAGTAACTTATTTTCTTTTTCCGCAGGATATGGCCAGAGAAAAATATCATTATCCAGGGGTGGATGCTTTTTTTGAATAA
- a CDS encoding Imm17 family immunity protein, whose protein sequence is MREGSTLINVLFLVFGMVLFTAALFNWEYFFSLRKAKMLSKAIGLNGARVVYALLGLFFSLLGADMLMAWGLFNF, encoded by the coding sequence ATGAGAGAAGGGAGTACTTTGATAAATGTTTTGTTTTTGGTATTTGGGATGGTTTTGTTTACGGCTGCTCTTTTTAACTGGGAGTATTTTTTTAGCCTGCGTAAGGCAAAAATGTTGAGTAAGGCTATTGGCCTGAATGGGGCTCGTGTGGTTTATGCCTTGCTGGGCCTGTTTTTTTCTTTGCTGGGGGCCGACATGTTAATGGCCTGGGGGCTTTTTAATTTTTGA
- a CDS encoding sensor histidine kinase: MRYHSFLSTEDADWGERQVMKFRWILVAAILILIGYIFLSGAVDRGFVSLILLGVYVFYNSILSLLLRRFKGASWIRYASSTIDVTILSLHIYNYSYFFTPIAVSTAPSLFVYPLLIMLSVLRYDGWLVFYTTIYVVVCSNIVFFVRYPDIDPDLILQVASAGPEGALYRSVYFILMGYFMFSIPKMINRLVEKQNIVSKERREIEIKLVLETQRKEMAMQSLRREQHLNDQLNNQKQFIQQQKEELEKLNDIKDKLFSIIGKDLRSPFCVQSYLSELLEKDFEAMDKNVMLESIKTMHKTAHKGLDMLTNLMDWHLLQTKALEIKPVEVNVKRMACKVIEGQSDIWKTKGIRIEQLVDEEIFVYVDELMFEKVLVNLLSNAVKYTPERGWVHIKANLAGATCVVEVIDSGVGMDEQQLQGLFMLNKTISSLGTNNEKGNGLGLVLCKEMIAENNGSIRVESQPGEGTHFIVSLPAGGCGN; this comes from the coding sequence ATGAGATACCATTCGTTTTTATCCACCGAAGATGCAGATTGGGGCGAGCGACAGGTCATGAAATTCAGATGGATATTGGTGGCTGCAATACTGATTCTCATTGGATATATTTTTCTGAGTGGTGCAGTGGATCGTGGGTTTGTTTCCCTTATTTTATTGGGTGTTTATGTTTTTTATAATTCTATTCTTAGTTTATTATTGCGGAGGTTCAAAGGTGCTTCCTGGATACGATATGCTTCTTCTACCATTGATGTAACCATTCTGTCTTTACATATTTATAACTATAGCTATTTTTTCACCCCCATTGCTGTATCTACAGCGCCTTCGTTGTTTGTTTATCCCTTGTTGATTATGCTATCGGTACTAAGGTACGATGGATGGTTGGTGTTTTATACGACTATCTATGTGGTGGTGTGTTCTAATATTGTGTTTTTTGTGCGTTACCCGGATATTGATCCGGATCTTATCTTGCAGGTGGCTTCGGCAGGACCGGAGGGTGCTTTGTATAGATCTGTCTATTTTATTTTGATGGGATATTTTATGTTCAGTATTCCCAAGATGATTAATCGATTGGTGGAAAAACAAAATATTGTAAGTAAGGAGAGGCGTGAAATAGAAATAAAATTGGTGTTGGAGACGCAACGTAAAGAAATGGCCATGCAAAGTTTACGGAGAGAACAGCATCTGAATGATCAGCTAAATAACCAAAAACAATTTATACAACAGCAGAAAGAGGAGCTGGAAAAATTGAATGATATTAAAGATAAGCTATTCTCCATCATAGGTAAGGATTTGCGATCTCCATTTTGTGTTCAAAGTTATTTGTCTGAATTATTGGAAAAGGATTTTGAAGCGATGGATAAAAATGTGATGTTGGAAAGTATTAAAACCATGCATAAAACAGCCCATAAGGGTTTGGATATGCTTACTAACTTGATGGATTGGCACTTGTTACAAACCAAAGCCCTGGAGATAAAGCCTGTTGAGGTGAATGTGAAAAGGATGGCTTGCAAAGTTATTGAAGGACAGTCTGATATCTGGAAGACCAAAGGAATTCGTATTGAGCAATTGGTGGATGAAGAGATCTTTGTCTATGTTGATGAGTTGATGTTTGAAAAAGTATTGGTCAACCTTCTTTCCAATGCGGTTAAGTATACACCCGAAAGAGGATGGGTTCATATCAAAGCTAATCTTGCTGGTGCTACTTGCGTGGTTGAAGTAATAGATAGTGGCGTGGGTATGGATGAACAACAATTACAAGGGCTGTTTATGTTGAATAAGACGATTTCTTCTTTGGGAACTAATAACGAAAAGGGTAACGGTTTAGGTTTGGTGTTATGCAAAGAGATGATAGCCGAAAATAATGGCAGTATCCGCGTGGAGAGCCAGCCTGGGGAAGGAACCCATTTTATTGTATCTCTGCCTGCAGGAGGATGTGGCAATTAA
- a CDS encoding lactonase family protein — protein MYRFCFLLMVLAVLFSCDRQRVDNKVLVYIGTTNNDSLKGIEYCFLDTVSGEISQPQLADKILNPNFLEVDAQNGLLFAIGERSDKKSVLKSYGVDEKSGQITPLSSSVLNGQGPCYVALDKSLDKLMLAYYNSGEVASYVLSDGGVAFLRKIKHHGKGPVLSRQKAVHAHSIDIDPGSHFIYAADLGADKLMVYTQDSMGLTMVDSVMCKPGSGPRHFDFSPHGDLMALVNELDCTVSTFAKDSAGIYRKVLQEVSLLPDTFSGFAKAADIHFSPDGKFLYASNRGYDCIGVFKVHERKLEWVDFVTEGIKWPRNFAIDPSGNFLVVANRDVNNLSVYQRNKRTGRLTLLPGVAQVERPICVKFYH, from the coding sequence ATGTATAGATTTTGTTTTTTGTTGATGGTACTGGCCGTACTTTTTTCATGTGATAGGCAGCGTGTTGATAATAAAGTTCTCGTGTATATTGGAACAACGAATAACGATTCTTTAAAAGGAATTGAATATTGCTTTTTAGATACCGTTTCGGGGGAAATATCTCAACCACAACTGGCCGATAAAATATTGAACCCTAATTTTTTGGAGGTGGATGCACAAAATGGACTTTTATTTGCCATTGGAGAACGGTCGGATAAGAAGTCAGTGTTAAAGTCTTATGGGGTTGACGAAAAGTCAGGTCAGATAACACCGCTTTCATCGTCTGTGTTAAATGGCCAGGGGCCTTGTTATGTGGCCTTAGATAAGTCGTTGGATAAGTTAATGTTGGCTTATTATAACTCTGGGGAGGTGGCTTCTTATGTCCTTAGTGATGGGGGGGTGGCTTTTTTAAGAAAGATCAAGCATCATGGTAAGGGGCCTGTTTTGAGTCGTCAGAAAGCTGTGCATGCGCATTCTATTGATATTGATCCGGGGAGCCATTTTATTTATGCCGCCGATTTGGGAGCTGATAAGCTGATGGTTTACACCCAGGATTCCATGGGGCTGACGATGGTTGATTCAGTGATGTGTAAGCCTGGATCCGGACCGCGTCATTTTGATTTTTCACCCCATGGTGATTTGATGGCTTTGGTCAATGAATTGGATTGTACCGTTAGTACTTTTGCGAAAGATTCAGCAGGAATTTATAGGAAAGTGCTACAAGAGGTATCTTTGTTACCCGATACCTTCTCCGGTTTTGCCAAGGCGGCTGATATTCATTTTTCTCCGGATGGTAAGTTTCTGTATGCTTCAAATAGAGGGTACGACTGTATTGGTGTCTTTAAAGTTCATGAGAGAAAACTGGAATGGGTGGACTTTGTCACCGAAGGAATAAAATGGCCAAGGAATTTTGCCATTGATCCAAGTGGTAATTTCCTGGTGGTGGCCAATAGAGATGTAAATAATCTATCGGTTTATCAAAGAAATAAGCGTACGGGAAGGTTGACATTGTTACCTGGTGTGGCCCAGGTCGAACGACCTATCTGTGTTAAGTTTTATCATTGA
- a CDS encoding YkgJ family cysteine cluster protein, producing the protein MTDKSKDSPFNEKERNLTFYKDGYTIASREVTDFHSLTPLFKGMQSQYSAISQLTQSFAARTQQQNKPIACEKGCSWCCYQPVYMTTQEALLIYEYIIQTCNQQQLNDIRNKSEKKLKKTKGLAEAKKQNIIHPCAFLSDGACSIYSVRPMACRIYLSSSKDSCKRKYDNPGNKDIYPVLFDFLLKAGKYTNEGFVAFLKGNGRILEELTIEEFMVKLFKHPDFYKEWLQKDHFDTTNNTKA; encoded by the coding sequence ATGACAGACAAAAGCAAAGATTCACCTTTTAATGAAAAAGAAAGGAACCTCACTTTTTACAAAGATGGATATACGATTGCTTCTCGGGAAGTCACCGACTTTCATAGTCTGACTCCTTTATTTAAAGGCATGCAAAGCCAATACAGTGCCATCAGTCAGCTAACACAATCTTTTGCGGCACGGACGCAACAGCAGAACAAACCCATAGCCTGCGAAAAAGGATGTAGCTGGTGCTGTTACCAGCCGGTGTACATGACCACACAGGAAGCCTTACTTATATACGAATACATCATACAAACCTGCAATCAACAACAGCTCAACGACATTCGCAACAAGAGCGAAAAAAAATTAAAGAAAACCAAAGGTCTTGCAGAAGCAAAAAAACAAAATATCATCCACCCCTGTGCTTTTCTATCAGATGGAGCTTGCTCCATCTATTCAGTAAGACCGATGGCCTGTCGCATTTACCTATCCTCTTCAAAAGACTCCTGCAAAAGAAAATACGACAATCCCGGCAATAAAGATATCTACCCGGTGCTTTTTGATTTTCTATTAAAAGCGGGTAAATACACGAACGAAGGATTTGTTGCATTTTTAAAAGGCAATGGTCGCATCTTGGAAGAACTGACCATTGAAGAATTTATGGTAAAGCTATTTAAACACCCTGACTTTTATAAAGAATGGCTCCAAAAAGATCATTTCGACACCACAAACAACACCAAGGCCTAG
- a CDS encoding DUF3352 domain-containing protein, protein MKQFIKFIGVLILAIILVVAGLIAYFQFGGNANRSPLSIIPDDAVLIVETDNISKLMVELTHSDYWNTIITGELFHEFNEGLQSFNSAIHENKLLTKVLNNQKVSVSMHQLSAFKSDFMVVVDVKKYGNLIPRIASIWKMPVQKNVVDSVNLYSIVVEDMHKTVHMASIDNLLIASLSYQLLEKTIRARFVSAQENSLKNNAITSVYNHRQLNVYADMEKVMEVFGKGIDNSYLKGLDFSVLGGDIAHSSLMMDGFSSYDDSLPSLFAPLVMADAGARKAEKVIPSGAVFYTNFNVDDFTSFYEDFLQQYAQLDPEDYASYKGGIGMTETFLGIDIKKDVFAWMNGEIAMAKLRPTNNARELDFIIALGSNDVEQAKEKLDAIAKRIKNRTTVRFRQMDYRNYKINYLNVSGFLKMIMGGFFKNRDKPYYTIVDDYVVFSNSSDMLKLLIDSYLVGNTLERNASFVRFNEELKQYSSLTTYVNMNRLYEHLYYYSNKKERQELKKYKELMQDIGLVGMQIYPENKLLRTQFIARQDTSEAFNLTLEQMNLSAEELMLEEFDSLQFKIDLGEEYADYHGDLAYYITHPERVQDSVLIYEGELDEGVLDGIWKTYYTSGNIESVVLYDEGVVDGTAVFYYDNEKHIIRAEIELEDDQIDGVYKEYYTDGNIKASLEFKNGQRWGDAIYYYQNGAVKIKGQFKRNTRSGNWKYYATSGELLKKENW, encoded by the coding sequence ATGAAGCAGTTTATTAAGTTTATTGGAGTTTTAATTTTGGCAATCATTCTTGTGGTTGCTGGATTGATTGCTTATTTTCAGTTTGGAGGCAATGCCAACCGTTCACCTTTGTCTATCATCCCCGATGATGCAGTACTCATCGTTGAAACTGATAATATATCCAAATTAATGGTGGAGTTAACTCATTCTGATTATTGGAATACAATAATTACGGGTGAACTGTTCCATGAGTTTAATGAAGGTTTACAGTCTTTTAATTCGGCTATTCATGAGAATAAGTTATTGACCAAAGTGTTGAATAACCAGAAAGTGTCTGTTTCGATGCATCAGCTGTCTGCTTTTAAAAGCGACTTTATGGTGGTGGTAGATGTGAAAAAGTATGGCAACTTGATTCCTCGAATCGCCTCAATATGGAAAATGCCCGTACAAAAGAATGTGGTAGATAGTGTGAATCTATATTCAATTGTGGTGGAGGATATGCATAAAACAGTGCATATGGCATCTATTGATAACTTATTAATTGCCAGTCTTTCGTATCAGTTGCTGGAAAAGACCATAAGGGCCAGATTTGTTAGTGCTCAGGAGAATTCGTTAAAGAACAATGCTATCACATCGGTTTATAATCATAGACAGTTAAATGTGTATGCCGATATGGAAAAAGTGATGGAGGTGTTTGGTAAAGGAATTGACAATAGCTACCTGAAGGGGCTTGACTTTTCGGTGTTGGGTGGTGATATAGCGCATTCTTCTCTTATGATGGATGGTTTTTCTTCTTATGACGATTCTTTGCCTTCTTTGTTTGCACCTCTGGTGATGGCGGATGCTGGGGCACGGAAGGCAGAAAAGGTAATTCCTTCGGGCGCTGTGTTTTATACTAATTTTAATGTGGATGATTTTACCTCCTTTTATGAGGATTTTTTGCAGCAGTATGCCCAATTGGATCCAGAGGACTATGCTAGTTATAAGGGTGGTATTGGTATGACAGAAACGTTTTTGGGTATTGATATTAAAAAAGATGTTTTTGCATGGATGAATGGTGAAATTGCCATGGCAAAGCTGCGTCCGACCAATAATGCCAGGGAACTGGATTTTATTATTGCTCTAGGATCCAATGACGTTGAACAGGCAAAGGAGAAACTGGATGCCATTGCAAAACGAATAAAGAATAGAACAACCGTTCGCTTTAGGCAAATGGATTATCGAAACTATAAGATTAATTACTTGAATGTGAGTGGTTTCTTAAAGATGATCATGGGAGGTTTTTTCAAAAATAGAGATAAGCCATATTATACGATTGTGGACGATTATGTGGTGTTTAGTAACTCTTCGGATATGTTGAAGTTATTGATTGATAGTTACCTGGTAGGTAATACGCTGGAGCGAAATGCTTCGTTTGTTAGGTTTAATGAGGAGTTAAAACAGTACAGTAGCTTAACGACTTATGTGAACATGAATAGACTCTATGAGCATCTGTATTATTATTCTAATAAAAAGGAGAGACAAGAACTCAAAAAATATAAGGAGCTGATGCAGGATATCGGTCTGGTTGGGATGCAGATATACCCCGAAAATAAATTATTGCGTACCCAGTTTATTGCCAGACAGGATACGAGTGAAGCTTTTAATCTGACGCTTGAACAAATGAACTTGTCGGCCGAAGAGCTTATGTTGGAAGAGTTTGATAGCTTGCAGTTTAAAATAGATTTGGGCGAGGAATATGCGGATTATCATGGTGATTTGGCTTATTATATTACACATCCTGAGCGTGTGCAGGATAGTGTTTTAATTTATGAAGGCGAATTGGATGAGGGTGTGTTGGATGGTATATGGAAAACTTATTATACCTCAGGTAATATCGAGTCGGTGGTGCTGTATGATGAAGGAGTGGTGGATGGAACAGCTGTATTCTATTACGATAACGAAAAGCATATCATCCGTGCTGAGATAGAACTGGAAGATGATCAGATAGATGGAGTGTATAAAGAGTATTATACGGATGGTAATATCAAAGCCAGTCTGGAGTTTAAGAACGGACAACGATGGGGGGATGCCATTTATTATTATCAGAATGGTGCTGTAAAAATAAAAGGTCAGTTTAAAAGGAATACCCGAAGCGGAAATTGGAAGTATTATGCAACATCGGGTGAATTGTTAAAAAAAGAAAATTGGTGA